One genomic segment of Pontibacillus halophilus JSM 076056 = DSM 19796 includes these proteins:
- the gerD gene encoding spore germination lipoprotein GerD yields the protein MLKTLKFISIISIAFFLSACNGGNSSSGSEQSSYDTTKKMVVDILKTDDGKKAIIEVLSDEKLKEQVVLNSDDVTKAVEETVTSDKGKEFWKEFFKTPENSNQFAKSIQEQQKQIMKDLMSDASYQKSMIEILQNPEMEQQTQSVLTSQKFREHLEKTITETMNTPKFKEEMSNIILQAAKEMSSSSGGGGDGSSGQESQSGQGSTGSGSGGQGSGSSGGS from the coding sequence GTGCTTAAGACACTGAAGTTCATCTCAATCATATCCATCGCATTCTTCTTATCCGCTTGTAACGGAGGAAATTCTTCTTCCGGCAGTGAACAATCCAGTTACGATACTACAAAGAAAATGGTAGTCGATATACTGAAAACAGATGATGGAAAAAAGGCCATCATCGAGGTCCTTTCAGATGAGAAGTTAAAAGAACAAGTCGTATTGAATTCAGATGATGTGACAAAAGCCGTGGAAGAAACGGTAACCTCCGATAAAGGAAAAGAGTTCTGGAAGGAGTTCTTCAAGACTCCAGAGAATTCAAATCAATTCGCAAAATCAATACAGGAACAACAAAAACAAATCATGAAAGACTTAATGAGTGATGCTTCTTACCAGAAAAGCATGATTGAAATTCTGCAAAATCCAGAGATGGAACAACAGACACAGTCAGTGTTAACCAGCCAAAAATTTAGAGAACACCTGGAGAAAACCATTACTGAAACGATGAACACACCTAAGTTCAAAGAAGAAATGAGTAACATCATCCTTCAAGCAGCTAAAGAAATGAGTAGCAGTTCTGGCGGCGGAGGAGATGGCTCATCTGGTCAAGAAAGTCAAAGTGGCCAAGGTTCTACAGGAAGTGGATCAGGTGGTCAAGGTTCAGGAAGTAGTGGCGGTTCATAA